Proteins from a single region of Runella sp. SP2:
- a CDS encoding TonB-dependent receptor, which produces MQKNGRTKAFLLKAMRMTVTQLAMLILFCGLASARDTKAQEVLNTTISLKIEAVEIKRVFSTIEKQAGVKFVYSPNAIRADQKVSLATTNKLSEVLKELLQPLQISYEVVGSRILLRKKMPEKAALSDEISTPVPNATVPSDQVVKGTVVDNEKGEPLPGVSVLLKGTQRGATTNPNGEFSLSVPNGDAVLVFSFVGYEPQEQIVGNRTQINIKLKVDTKALEEVVVVGYGVVKKSDLTGSVAQVKSKELNSFPTANVLQALSGRAAGVQVTQNTGAPGGGVSVRIRGTNSIQGSNEPLYVVDGFPTTGSNPTILNNVDIESIEILKDASATAIYGSRGANGVVLITTKRGKSGKTKVDFETSFTSQTLIRKLDLMNANEYATFYNKQAANDNLAPYFTQTQLDGFGQGFDWQNLVFQKAPMKTTSLNISGGNEKTQFSVSGSFFGQDGIIKGSDYKRYSLRTNLTHKVSDKFSVNLSTTLSRLKTDRRDSEGGSRGNSMISAAISAPPTLMPYNDDGSYRVLAIAYPFVATDLINPLNFINEQTNRIKANRVLANAALIYNPIPEITVRISGGIENADDRTDNYTTRNYINSLGRASVSTTQQTSLLNENTISYNKTFGQGHNISAVAGVTYQDFVTTTLSASGTGFLSDIIETGGLGSAITPGIPESGYSKSVLLSYLGRVNYNLKDKYLITASIRRDGSSRYSDGNKWGYFPSGAVAWRVSSEEFMKTIPFVSDLKLRASWGLTGSQAISPYATLNQLSSFRTVFDDALFTTFSPGTRLPGNLKWETTEQKDIGVDVGILNNRVLLTADYYIKNTRDLLNTVVLPSSLGFTSTIQNIGEVQNKGFEFGIDSRLFTGAFKWDVNANISFNRNKVVKLYGGGDILTGNVNVVVINDVTSILREGQPIGQFWGYVEDGYTEKGAIKFKDLDGNGTITQTDKTYIGDPNPNFIYGFNSTMSYKNFDLSLFIQGVQGNDLFNVSSIVNTMDYGFGLNMPREVLYNHWTPSTPNAKYPIISRNTTTRVSNRFIEDGSYLRLRTIQLAYNLPLEKWGVKWVRSAQVYGSGQNLLTFTNYSWWDPEVNSRGGSNSTIQGIDHNSYPTAKSVTAGLRVSF; this is translated from the coding sequence ATTGAGGCGGTCGAGATCAAGCGCGTATTTAGTACCATCGAAAAACAAGCTGGGGTGAAATTTGTCTATAGTCCCAACGCCATTCGAGCTGACCAAAAAGTCTCATTGGCTACGACCAACAAACTCTCAGAGGTGCTCAAAGAATTGTTACAGCCTCTTCAAATTTCGTACGAGGTGGTGGGGTCACGGATTTTATTGCGCAAAAAAATGCCAGAAAAAGCTGCTCTTTCCGACGAAATATCCACGCCAGTCCCAAACGCGACCGTTCCTTCCGACCAAGTCGTAAAAGGAACGGTGGTGGACAATGAAAAAGGAGAGCCGCTGCCAGGCGTCAGTGTTTTACTGAAAGGTACCCAACGAGGTGCCACCACCAACCCCAACGGAGAGTTTTCGCTCAGTGTACCTAATGGCGATGCCGTGTTGGTATTTAGTTTTGTCGGATATGAGCCCCAAGAGCAAATCGTGGGCAACCGTACCCAAATCAACATCAAACTCAAAGTAGATACCAAAGCACTTGAGGAAGTGGTGGTAGTGGGGTATGGTGTGGTGAAAAAAAGCGATTTGACGGGGTCGGTAGCCCAGGTCAAATCCAAAGAATTAAATTCATTTCCGACGGCCAACGTATTGCAAGCTCTATCGGGGCGCGCAGCGGGTGTGCAAGTAACCCAAAACACAGGAGCGCCAGGAGGAGGCGTCAGTGTACGGATTCGGGGGACAAATTCCATTCAAGGAAGCAATGAACCACTTTATGTGGTGGATGGCTTTCCGACCACAGGTAGTAATCCTACCATTTTGAACAACGTTGATATTGAAAGTATTGAGATTCTGAAAGACGCATCGGCAACGGCTATTTATGGCTCGCGAGGTGCAAACGGCGTTGTGCTGATTACCACCAAGCGAGGCAAATCTGGCAAAACAAAAGTGGATTTTGAAACAAGTTTTACATCGCAAACCCTCATTCGCAAACTTGATTTGATGAATGCCAATGAGTATGCAACTTTTTACAACAAACAAGCCGCTAACGATAATCTAGCTCCATATTTTACGCAAACACAGTTGGATGGCTTTGGGCAAGGGTTCGATTGGCAGAATTTAGTGTTCCAGAAGGCGCCAATGAAGACCACTTCTTTGAACATCAGCGGAGGAAATGAGAAAACCCAGTTTTCGGTTTCGGGGAGCTTTTTTGGGCAAGATGGTATTATCAAAGGCAGTGATTATAAACGTTATTCACTTCGCACAAATCTCACTCATAAAGTAAGCGATAAGTTTAGTGTTAACCTTTCTACTACACTTTCAAGGCTAAAAACCGATCGCCGCGACAGTGAAGGAGGGTCGCGTGGAAATTCCATGATTTCGGCGGCTATTTCAGCACCTCCTACCCTCATGCCATACAATGACGATGGTTCGTACCGTGTATTAGCGATTGCTTATCCATTTGTGGCCACTGATTTAATCAATCCGCTCAACTTTATCAACGAGCAGACCAACCGAATCAAAGCCAACCGCGTATTGGCAAATGCGGCATTGATTTATAACCCCATTCCTGAAATCACGGTCAGAATATCAGGAGGAATTGAAAATGCCGATGACCGTACCGATAACTACACCACGCGCAATTACATCAATTCGCTCGGCCGTGCAAGCGTAAGCACAACGCAGCAAACAAGCTTACTGAACGAAAATACTATCAGTTACAACAAGACGTTTGGGCAAGGGCACAACATCTCGGCAGTAGCAGGGGTTACGTACCAAGATTTTGTGACAACGACGCTTTCGGCTTCGGGCACAGGCTTTTTGAGCGACATTATTGAAACAGGAGGTCTTGGTTCGGCCATTACGCCAGGTATTCCAGAGTCGGGCTATTCCAAAAGTGTACTGCTGTCGTATTTAGGACGAGTTAATTATAATCTTAAAGATAAATACCTGATTACGGCCAGTATTCGCCGCGACGGCTCGTCGCGCTACAGTGATGGCAACAAGTGGGGATATTTTCCGTCGGGAGCCGTAGCGTGGCGGGTTTCGAGCGAAGAGTTTATGAAAACTATCCCGTTTGTCTCCGACCTAAAACTTCGCGCAAGTTGGGGGCTAACGGGGAGCCAAGCCATTAGCCCGTATGCTACCCTCAATCAGCTTTCGTCGTTTCGCACCGTATTTGACGACGCGCTTTTTACTACTTTTTCTCCAGGAACTCGCCTGCCAGGGAATCTGAAATGGGAAACAACGGAGCAAAAGGATATTGGAGTGGACGTGGGAATTTTAAACAACCGGGTACTTCTAACGGCTGATTATTACATCAAAAATACCCGCGATTTACTTAATACGGTCGTTTTGCCTTCGTCACTTGGTTTTACGTCCACCATTCAAAACATTGGTGAAGTTCAAAATAAAGGTTTTGAATTTGGCATTGACAGCCGATTATTTACGGGGGCTTTTAAGTGGGATGTCAACGCCAATATTTCATTTAACCGAAACAAAGTAGTGAAACTTTACGGTGGAGGGGATATTCTCACGGGCAATGTCAACGTAGTCGTTATCAATGACGTGACAAGCATCTTGCGAGAAGGACAACCTATTGGACAGTTTTGGGGATATGTAGAAGACGGTTATACTGAAAAAGGAGCGATTAAGTTCAAAGACTTAGATGGAAACGGTACGATTACCCAGACGGATAAAACCTACATTGGCGACCCTAATCCTAATTTTATCTATGGTTTTAACTCGACAATGTCTTACAAAAACTTCGACTTGTCTTTGTTCATTCAAGGGGTTCAGGGCAATGATTTGTTTAATGTAAGTTCGATTGTTAATACAATGGATTATGGTTTTGGGCTGAATATGCCTCGCGAAGTACTTTATAATCACTGGACGCCAAGCACGCCTAATGCGAAGTATCCGATTATTAGTCGCAACACCACTACGCGTGTTTCCAATCGTTTCATTGAAGATGGTTCGTACCTACGCCTTCGTACCATTCAATTGGCGTATAATTTACCACTTGAGAAATGGGGGGTAAAGTGGGTTCGCAGCGCCCAAGTATATGGTAGTGGCCAAAACTTGCTCACTTTCACCAACTACTCATGGTGGGATCCTGAGGTCAACTCACGCGGTGGCTCTAATTCAACCATTCAAGGGATAGACCACAACAGTTATCCAACGGCTAAGTCGGTGACGGCTGGGCTTCGTGTTAGTTTCTAA